CATCTCCATCTGCTCGAACTCCCGCGTACGGAAGATGAAGTTGCCCGGGGTGATCTCATTGCGGAAGCTCTTGCCGATCTGCCCGATCCCGAACGGCGGCTTTTTGCGGGACGTCGTCACCACATTGGCGAAGTTGACGAAGATGCCCTGCGCGGTCTCTGGACGCAGATAGTGCAGACCCTCTTCGGTCTCGATCGGCCCGAGGTAGGTCTTGAGCATCATGTTGAACTCGCGCGGTTCGGTCCACTGACCCTTGGTGCCACAGTCCGGGCAGACGATCTCTGTCATCGGGACGTCCTCGGGCTGACCGCCTTTCTTGAGGGCGTAGGCCTCCTGCATGTGGTCCTGCCGGTGCCGCTTGTGACAGTTCAGGCACTCCACCAACGGGTCGTGGAAGACCTCGACGTGGCCGGATGCCACCCACACCTCGCGCGGGAGGATGATCGACGAATCCAGACCCACCACGTCGTCGCGACCGGTGACAATGGCTCGCCACCACTGACGTTTGATGTTCTCCTTCAGTTCCACGCCCAGCGGACCGTAGTCCCACGCTGATTTGGTGCCACCGTAAATCTCCCCGGCGGGGAAGACGAAGCCGCGCCGTTTGGCCAGGTTGACTACGGTGTCGATTACAGACGCCACGGGGCGTGGGCTCCCTTCGGAGAATCAGCCAGACGCGGGGGCCGATGGGCTGCCCGCAAAACATCAGTCATGGTAGCGACCGTTGCACCGGTCTTTGACATGCATCATCATGCATGTGACAGTGGAGAGCAGCCGCGGGGTGTCGAGAGGTGGGTCCGAGGCTAATCAGGTGCAATCGATTGCTTAGTACTTCAAGAGGTGGTGACCGCACACGGTGACGTCGCCCTGGACGCCTGCGCCCCCTTCCGCCGACGACGACCTGGTCGGCCCGCACGAGCACCTGGTCGACGCTTTCACGCCGCGCGCCGCCTACCCGACTCCGCCAGCGCGGGAAATCCTTGATGCCGCCGGTGAACTGCTGCGCGCACTGGCCGCGCCGGTCCGGATCGCCATTGTGTTGCAACTCCGCGAATCCCAGCGCTGCGTCCACGAATTGGTGGATGCGCTCGGGGTGCCGCAGCCGCTGGTCAGCCAGCACTTGAAGATCCTGAAGGCGGCCGGTGTGGTGTCCGGCGAACGGTCCGGTCGCGAGGTGCTCTACCGGCTCGCCGACCATCACCTGGCGCACATCGTGGTCGACGCGGTGGCGCACGCGAGCGAGGACAACCCATGACCGGGACGAGCGTCCGTTCCACCCGCCAACGAGCGGCCATCTCGACACTGTTGGAGACCCTCGAGGAGTTCCGCTCCGCGCAGGAATTGCACGATGAGTTGCGACGCCGTGGCGAGAACATCGGTTTGACGACGGTCTACCGCACCCTGCAGTCGATGGCGACCGCCGGCCTGGTGGACACGCTGCGTACCGACACCGGCGAATCGGTCTATCGCCGATGTTCGGATCACCATCACCACCACCTGGTGTGCCGCGGCTGCGGCTCCACCATCGAGGTGGGCGACCACGAAGTAGAGGAGTGGGCCGCCGAAGTCGCCAGCAAGTACGGTTACTCGGACGTCAGCCACACGATCGAGATTTTCGGCACCTGCTCCGACTGCCGCGCCTGACCACAGCGCTAGCCGAGCAGTTCAGTGCGAATCCGCGCGCCGCTGTCGAGTACCAGCAGGATGAGCGTGCGCAGCGCGTCGTCAGTCAGGCCGGCACCGGGAAAGTTGTACCGCAGCATCACGTCCCCGGCTTTCTTCTTGCCCAGGTCCTTCGCCAGCACGCTCACCGAGCCGAAGTTGAGATCGCGCCCCTGACGGGCCACCTGGTCGGTGACTTTCCTGGTTAGCGGCACGTCCCAGGCGATCACCTGGGTCAGTGACACCATGTCGAGGTCCTCGACGATGTTCACGACTCGTAGCGAGGCGAACGTTCCGTTGTGCCGGACGGTGATCGCGCCATCGGCCTCCTCCGCCACGGGCAGTACCTCGCTGAGTAGCGGTGTGAGTCGCTGCTGCAGGGATGACATCTAAGCGCTCCCGAATCGTCGATTACGCGAGGCGTATTCCTCGCAGGCCGCCCACAGATCGCGGCGGTCGTAGTCCGGCCACAACTTGTCCTGGAAAACAAACTCGGCGTACGCCGCTTGCCACAACATGAAGTTGCTGGACCGATGTTCCCCCGACGTGCGCAGGAAAAGGTCGACATCGGGAATATCAGGCCGCTGTAGGTAGCGGGAGATGGTGGCCTCGGTGATGCGGTGTGGGTTGAGCCGTCCGGCCGCGACCTCGTCGGCGATCCGGCGAGTGGCCTCAGCTATCTCAGCGCGGCCACCGTAGTTGACGCAATAGTTGACGGTGATGACGTCGTTGCGGGCGGTCATCTCCTCCGCGATCGCCAGTTCGTTGATTACGCTGCGCCACAGGCGCGGTCGGGAACCGACCCACCGGATCCGGACCCCGATGTCGTTGAGGTTCACCCGGCGCGTGCGGACCACGTCCCGGTTGAAGCCCATCAGGAAGCGGACCTCCTCGGGTGAGCGCTTCCAGTTCTCCGTGGAGAACGCATAAAGGCTGAGCCACTTGATCCCGAGTTCGATTGCACCGCAGACGATGTCGATCACCACCGCTTCGCCCATCTTGTGGCCCTCGGTCCGGCTGAGGCCGCGTTGGGTGGCCCAGCGGCCGTTGCCGTCCATCACGATCGCGACGTGGTTAGGCAACTGGGCCGCCGGGATCCTGGGCGCGACGGCCTTCGAAGTGTGCTGCGGCGGCCGTCGCGGTCCCCCGTCCCGCGACGGCGGCAGCGGCGGGAAGACAACTGGCCATGTCGAGGTGTCGGGAAACGTCGGATAGTCGTGCGGCGCCGGGGACAGCTGCGGGAAGTCGGCGGACCTCAGCTTTCGCTCGGCCTTTTTAGCCACACTCGCTATCCTGCCCGATCAGCGCGGCGCGGCGGTCGGCCAGGGTGCGATCGGCCTGGTAGTTCCGCTCCACCAGCGGCAGCGTTTTCAGCTGCCGTTCCAGATGCCATTGCAGGTGCGCGGCCACCAGTCCACTGACGTGGCTGCGGTGCGCCTGCGGTGAGCGCTCGGCGCTTTCCCAGTCACCGTCGTGCAGGGCCGACATCAGGTCCAGTACGCCCAACGGCGGTGTCGTCGCACCGGCCGGCCGACAGTGCGGGCAGACGCTGCCGCCGGCGGCGATGTGGAACGCCCGGTGTGGTCCGGGTGTGGCGCAGCGGGCACATTCGGTCAGCGCCGGCGCCCATCCGGCGGTGGCCATGGCGCGCAACAGGTACGCGTCCAACAGCAGATCGCGGGGCCGGCGCCCGTCGGCCACCGCCCGCAGCGCACTGACGGTGAGCTTGTGCAGCGCCGGGGCGGGCGCCCGCTCCTCGCCGGCCAGCCGCTCGGCGGTTTCCAGCATCGCGCACCCGCAGGTATAGCGGCCGTAGTCGCTGACGATGTCGGTGGCGAACGCGTCGATCGAAACGACCTGGGTGACGATGTCGAGGTTGCGGCCCGGGTGCAGCTGGGCGTCGATGTGCGCAAACGGCTCCAGCCGGGCACCGAATTTGCTGCGGGTGCGGCGTACGCCTTTGGCCACTGCGCGCACCAGCCCGTGATCGCGGGTCAACAGGGTAACGATCCGGTCGGCTTCGCCGAGCTTGTGCTGGCGCAGCACAACAGCCCGGTCTCGATATAGCCGCATCACCATAGTTTTGCACCCCGCCGCGACATCCTCGGTATCCGCGCCGATTAGTCTCGTACCCCGTGGTTGGCGCTTCTGGGTCTGGTTCTGGGGCCGTTTTCGGCTCCGGCCAGCAGCGCTTGCCCACCTTGACCGACCTGCTGTACCAGCTGGCTACCCGGAAGGTGACGTCTGCCGAGCTGACGCAGCGGTCGCTGCACGCCATCGATGTGAGCCAGTCCACCTTGAACGCCTTCCGGGTGGTGCTCACCGAATCCGCGTTGGCCGATGCGGCCGCTGCCGACCGACGCCGGGCCGCCGGGGATACCGCACCCCTGCTGGGCATCCCGATCGCAGTCAAGGATGACGTCGATGTCGCCGGAGTGCCGACCGCCTATGGGACCGACGGGTATGTCCGGCCCGCCGCTCAGGACAGCGAGGTGGTGCGCCGGCTCAAGGCGGCCGGCGCGGTGATCGTCGGCAAGACCAACACCTGCGAACTCGGCCAGTGGCCGTTCACCAGCGGGCCAGGATTCGGACACACCCGAAATCCGTGGTCTCGCCGGCACACCCCGGGCGGGTCTTCGGGGGGTAGCGCGGCCGCGGTGGCCGCGGGACTGGTGACCGCCGCCATCGGCTCCGACGGCGCCGGCAGCGTTCGTATCCCGGCAGCGTGGACGCACTTGGTGGGCATCAAGCCTCAGCGCGGCCGCATCTCCACCTGGCCCGATCCCGAATCGTTCAACGGCCTGACCGTCAACGGCGTGCTGGCGCGCACCGTGGCCGACGCCGCACTGGTCCTGGACGCGGCGTCCGGGAACGTCGACGGCGACCTACACAAGCCGCCACCACTTACCGCGTCCGAATACGTGGGCATCGCGCCCGGCCCGCTGCGAATTGCGCTGTCCACGCGGGCTCCATACACCTTCTTCCGGGCCAAATTGCATCCCGAGATCCTGGCCGCAATCCAGCAGGTGGGCGAGCAACTCGAGTTGCTCGGTCACACCGTCGTCAAGGGAAACCCGGACTACGGGATGAGACTTTCCTGGGATTTCCTAGCCAGATCCACCTCCGCATTGTGGGCGTGGCAGGAGCGGATGGGCGACGGCGTCAACTGGGACCCTCGCACGCTGTCCAACATGCGCACCGGCCACATGCTGTCGCAGGCCACGCTGCGCACCGCCCGCCGCCACCAGGCCACCGACCAGCGCCGGGTGGGATCAATTTTCAACATTGTCGATGTGGTGCTGGCACCGACCACCGCTCAGCCGCCGCCGCAGGCCCGCGCCTTCGACCGGTTGAGCAGCCTGGGCACCGACCGTGCCATCATTGCCGCCTGCCCGTACACCTGGCCGTGGAACGTGCTCGGCTGGCCTGCGATCAATGTGCCGGCCGGTTTCACCTCCGACGGGTTGCCCATCGGTGTGCAGTTGATGGGACCAGCTAACAGCGAAGGCATGCTGATCTCACTGGCCGCCGAATTGGAGGCCGTCAGCGGGTGGGCATCCAAGCAACCGCAACCCTGGTGGATCACCGGGAACAGTTCGCCGCCGATTCACAGCGTGCCCACTGGGCCGTCACCGAAAAAGCGCTAGCGGCGGGACGCTTCGCGAAAGGTGCCGCGATAGCTCTGCGGCGACACACCGACCACCCGCCGGAACTGTTCACGGAAATTCGCCGCAGACGCGAAACCGACTCGGCGCGAGATGCTTTCGATGCTGTCGCCCGTCGCTTCCAGGAGTTCCTGGGCCTGCCGGATGCGCACACCGCAAAGCCACTGCATGGGCGTTTGTCCGGTCTCACGGCGGAAACTACGGTTCAGCGTCCGCACGCTGGTGGAGGCGTGCCGTGCGACGTCGGCCAGGGTCAACGGCTGATCAACGTTGCGCAGCATCCAGGCCAGCACCGCATCGAGTTCAGTGTTGGCTGCGCGACGGTTGCGGACGATGAACTGCGCCTGGCCGCCAGTGCGGTACAGCGGGGCGACCGCCATGCGCGCCGCGTCCGCGGCCACGGCCGAGCCGTAGTCGCGGGCGACCATGTGCAGGCACAGGTCCATGCCCGCCGTCGCACCGGCCGAGGTGAGGATCTGACCTTCGTCGACGTACAGCGCATCGGCGTCCAGACGTACGGCCGGATAGGCGGCGGCGAAGTACTCGGCAGCCATCCAGTGGGTGGTCGCTCGCTTGCCGTCCAGGATCCCCGCGGCGGCCAGGGTGAACGCGCCGCTGCAGATAGAAGCTATTCGTGTTCCGTTCTGATGTGCGGTCGTCAGTGCCGCGACTACGTCTTCGCGAACTCCGGTGGTGACATCGTTGCGTCCGGGCACCACGATGGTGTCGGCCCGGCCGAGCTCGTCCAGACCGAACTCGGTGGTGATGCTGATCGGCCCGGCCGCCACGACGGACTCGACGCCGCACACCCGCACGCGATAGCCGGGATCGCCGCTGGCCAGCCGGACCCGGCCGAATGTCTCGATCGCGATGGCGAGGTCGAACGCGATGACGTCGGACTCGGCCAAGACGGCGATCGCGTGCATGCATTGGCAATATACCCGCGCATCATGTCTATCCGGCCACTAGTCGAATACCGATGCACCGACCACCATGTGTGGAATGCGTGCGCAGATAGTGCTTTACGACGGGTTCGACCCGCTCGACGTCGTCGCCCCATTTGAAATACTTTCCGCCGGAAGCGAATTTGTGGGAGGCGACCTGGAAGTGTCGCTGGTGGCGGCGGAGGGCGCCCGCAGCGTGACCAGTGGCACTCGCGGTTTGGCCCTGGCCGCCACCGCGGCCCTCGATCCGGCGGACAGCGGCTGTGTGCTGGTGCCCGGGGCGAGCGGACCGATCGCCGGTGACCCCGACGACGGCGTCGAGACTATTCCCGTACTACTGGCCCGCGCAGCACAGACGGAGCTTTCGCCGTTGCTGGCCAAGGCATTCGACAATCCGGAAATTACGGTAGCGGCAGTTTGCGGCGGTTCAGTGATCATGGCGATGACAGGCCTCATTGAGGGGCGCCACGCGGTGACCCATCACCTGGGCCTGGACCTGCTGGACGCATCCGGCGTCAAGGCGGTGGCCGCTCGGGTAGTGGACGACGGCGACCTGGTCACCGCTGGCGGGGTGACATCGGGCCTGGACCTCGGACTGCACCTGTTGGACCGCTGGTACGGCCCGCGGATCGCGCATGCCGTTGAAGAACTATTCGAATACGAGCGCCGAGGCGTCGTGTGGCGCGACACCGGCCGGGAACCGCAGGAGGTCTGAGTGAGCTCTGAGTCGAGATTTTGTGGCGGCTGGGACGTGGCGATCAAGACGCCGATCGGCACATTGGCGGTACGGTACGTTTTCGCCGAAGGACCCTCGGGCCTGACGGGCACCGCCACATATAAGGCGGAAACCGTTGCCTTGCACGATATTAGGAGTGCCGACGACTGCGCCCGGCTGACCTGGCGGCAATCGGTACGCAAGCCAATGCGGCTCAATCTGGATTTCGACGTGGTGTTCGACGGCGATGTGATGAATGGATATTCCCGTGCCGGCCGGCTACCACGCTCGGTGGTGACGGGCACGCGACAAACAGCCTAGAAGCCTAGGCGGCCGAGCTGTTTGGGGTCACGTTGCCAGTTCTTGGCGACCTTGACGCGTAAGTCCAGGTACACCTTGGTGCCGAGCAGCTTTTCGATCTGAG
The nucleotide sequence above comes from Mycobacterium vicinigordonae. Encoded proteins:
- a CDS encoding ArsR/SmtB family transcription factor, whose amino-acid sequence is MTSPWTPAPPSADDDLVGPHEHLVDAFTPRAAYPTPPAREILDAAGELLRALAAPVRIAIVLQLRESQRCVHELVDALGVPQPLVSQHLKILKAAGVVSGERSGREVLYRLADHHLAHIVVDAVAHASEDNP
- a CDS encoding Fur family transcriptional regulator; the encoded protein is MTGTSVRSTRQRAAISTLLETLEEFRSAQELHDELRRRGENIGLTTVYRTLQSMATAGLVDTLRTDTGESVYRRCSDHHHHHLVCRGCGSTIEVGDHEVEEWAAEVASKYGYSDVSHTIEIFGTCSDCRA
- a CDS encoding decaprenyl diphosphate synthase — encoded protein: MAKKAERKLRSADFPQLSPAPHDYPTFPDTSTWPVVFPPLPPSRDGGPRRPPQHTSKAVAPRIPAAQLPNHVAIVMDGNGRWATQRGLSRTEGHKMGEAVVIDIVCGAIELGIKWLSLYAFSTENWKRSPEEVRFLMGFNRDVVRTRRVNLNDIGVRIRWVGSRPRLWRSVINELAIAEEMTARNDVITVNYCVNYGGRAEIAEATRRIADEVAAGRLNPHRITEATISRYLQRPDIPDVDLFLRTSGEHRSSNFMLWQAAYAEFVFQDKLWPDYDRRDLWAACEEYASRNRRFGSA
- the recO gene encoding DNA repair protein RecO: MRLYRDRAVVLRQHKLGEADRIVTLLTRDHGLVRAVAKGVRRTRSKFGARLEPFAHIDAQLHPGRNLDIVTQVVSIDAFATDIVSDYGRYTCGCAMLETAERLAGEERAPAPALHKLTVSALRAVADGRRPRDLLLDAYLLRAMATAGWAPALTECARCATPGPHRAFHIAAGGSVCPHCRPAGATTPPLGVLDLMSALHDGDWESAERSPQAHRSHVSGLVAAHLQWHLERQLKTLPLVERNYQADRTLADRRAALIGQDSECG
- a CDS encoding amidase; this encodes MVGASGSGSGAVFGSGQQRLPTLTDLLYQLATRKVTSAELTQRSLHAIDVSQSTLNAFRVVLTESALADAAAADRRRAAGDTAPLLGIPIAVKDDVDVAGVPTAYGTDGYVRPAAQDSEVVRRLKAAGAVIVGKTNTCELGQWPFTSGPGFGHTRNPWSRRHTPGGSSGGSAAAVAAGLVTAAIGSDGAGSVRIPAAWTHLVGIKPQRGRISTWPDPESFNGLTVNGVLARTVADAALVLDAASGNVDGDLHKPPPLTASEYVGIAPGPLRIALSTRAPYTFFRAKLHPEILAAIQQVGEQLELLGHTVVKGNPDYGMRLSWDFLARSTSALWAWQERMGDGVNWDPRTLSNMRTGHMLSQATLRTARRHQATDQRRVGSIFNIVDVVLAPTTAQPPPQARAFDRLSSLGTDRAIIAACPYTWPWNVLGWPAINVPAGFTSDGLPIGVQLMGPANSEGMLISLAAELEAVSGWASKQPQPWWITGNSSPPIHSVPTGPSPKKR
- a CDS encoding GlxA family transcriptional regulator, which produces MHAIAVLAESDVIAFDLAIAIETFGRVRLASGDPGYRVRVCGVESVVAAGPISITTEFGLDELGRADTIVVPGRNDVTTGVREDVVAALTTAHQNGTRIASICSGAFTLAAAGILDGKRATTHWMAAEYFAAAYPAVRLDADALYVDEGQILTSAGATAGMDLCLHMVARDYGSAVAADAARMAVAPLYRTGGQAQFIVRNRRAANTELDAVLAWMLRNVDQPLTLADVARHASTSVRTLNRSFRRETGQTPMQWLCGVRIRQAQELLEATGDSIESISRRVGFASAANFREQFRRVVGVSPQSYRGTFREASRR
- a CDS encoding DJ-1/PfpI family protein, whose protein sequence is MRAQIVLYDGFDPLDVVAPFEILSAGSEFVGGDLEVSLVAAEGARSVTSGTRGLALAATAALDPADSGCVLVPGASGPIAGDPDDGVETIPVLLARAAQTELSPLLAKAFDNPEITVAAVCGGSVIMAMTGLIEGRHAVTHHLGLDLLDASGVKAVAARVVDDGDLVTAGGVTSGLDLGLHLLDRWYGPRIAHAVEELFEYERRGVVWRDTGREPQEV